A stretch of the Mus caroli unplaced genomic scaffold, CAROLI_EIJ_v1.1 scaffold_6940_1, whole genome shotgun sequence genome encodes the following:
- the LOC110288207 gene encoding vomeronasal type-1 receptor 4-like, whose product MQVFLPRKEEMVLNYINKIISLFMTVFGTLGNMSVSVNYMFSWWGSPEKKPIHIILIHLAFTNILILLAKGLPKTILAFGLRNFLDDIGCKIIVYLERVARGLSICTSSLLTVVQAIIISPRASGWRRLKPKSAWHILLFFSFFWILNALISTNLIHSIKSASMNISQHINDENYCYFTLQNQDIKWIFLILMVLRDTVFQGAMGGASGYMVFLLHQHHQHVLNLLNSNLLYRTPPELRAAQSVLLLMLCFVFFYWTDCAFSLIINISSRDTSLMINTREFLTLGYATFSPFVLIHRDGLLSKIWHAHWEKLRKCL is encoded by the coding sequence ATGCAAGTTTTTCTAcctaggaaggaagaaatggtttTGAATTATATTAATAAGataatttctctctttatgaCTGTGTTTGGCACTCTGGggaacatgtctgtttctgtgaattATATGTTCAGTTGGTGGGGAAGCCCTGAGAAGAAACCCATACACATTATTCTGATCCACTTGGCTTTTACCAACATCCTAATCCTTCTTGCAAAAGGACTGCCAAAGACTATTTTAGCTTTTGGTTTGAGAAACTTCCTAGATGATATAGGCTGTAAGATCATTGTTTATCTGGAGAGGGTGGCCCGGGGCCTCTCCATCTGCACCAGCAGTCTCCTCACTGTGGTCCAGGCCATCATTATCAGTCCCAGAGCATCTGGGTGGAGGAGACTCAAGCCAAAGTCTGCATGGCACATTCTTctattcttctcattcttttggaTACTCAATGCTTTAATCAGTACGAACCTAATCCATTCCATTAAAAGTGCAAGTATGAATATATCACAACATATAAATGATGAGAATTATTGCTATTTTACACTACAAAATCAGGatataaaatggatttttctaATCCTCATGGTCCTGAGAGATACAGTGTTTCAGGGTGCCATGGGAGGGGCCAGTGGCTACATGGTATTTCTTCTCCACCAGCATCACCAGCATGTCCTCAATCTTCTCAACTCCAATCTCCTCTACAGAACTCCCCCTGAGCTGAGAGCTGCTCAAAGTGTCCTCCTTCtgatgctctgttttgttttcttctattggacagattgtgccttttctttaattataaacATCTCTTCAAGGGACACTTCCCTGATGATAAATACTCGAGAATTTTTGACCCTTGGTTATGCAACTTTTAGCCCCTTTGTGCTGATTCACAGGGATGGGCTTCTGAGTAAAATTTGGCATGCTCATTGggagaaattgagaaaatgtctctga